A region of the Conger conger chromosome 6, fConCon1.1, whole genome shotgun sequence genome:
TTTTATTGGCACACAGCAAGCTGGTGGAATTTGTTCCAGTACAGCTGGAGAGCTCACATTTATGATGTGACATTACATATACACTTGAATCACTTGACAAatacacaggcagacagcaTACAGGGCAAATCAACAAGTagaacaaaacaataacagtaTTAGTGACAGGAGGTAATAAGGTGCATTTCAGTAGTGCATAGTACATGGATATCTCATGATGGGGATAGAGTCCAGTAGATTTCTGTAGTGCTGTAATGTATGTTGTGCTAAACAGCtgtgttcagtgtattgcaTGCAGTGCTCCCATAAAACTACATTCCTAAAATGTCTGATCAGGTAACTATCGCAAATTAAAtacatgaaagaaaaataacctAAATAACTCACCAGTGAGGATATGAAACTTTGTATGTGGCAAATATTGAGATCTGGAGAGCCTTTGGGTTCAAGGATATAAAAGATAATCGACAAGGTTAATAGGAAGACaatccaaatgaaaatgaacaattacattaaaacataaaagtaCATCTGTATGAGCATGTGACATTTCCACTAAAATGatgcaattatttaaaatggcatGAAAGTGACTCAAGCcatgcatcatcatcatcaaccgCCCACTGAAGTGAAACTCTAAATAGaagtaacaccccccccccccccccaacacacacacacactgtgtctgcGTATGTATATATAATCTTAAACTTGACATTTAAAACCAGTCACTTACCAGAAGGATGATTGTCATCAAGCcatcaaatatattatttttgtaagaAATATAGCCCCTGACTCCAAATGCCAACATCTTCAGCACCATCTCAAGCAGGTATACTACAATGAAGAAACAGTTGATGACCTGGAAACAAAATTCAAACCTTTAATATcatgaaaaaaaagtattactgAGTCTTGGAGATTAATGGAGTAACATTCATAGAACACAGTTTTTACTTCATTGTTGAATTAATGCTACATTTAGCTTCCGGCAGACTGGGTGGCAAACCAAAGCACAGGACCATGAAATGGTCATGTTATACTTTCAAATTATGCTGCCATGCTTTCCCAAACGAAGGTAGTTCTTGGCAAGCATTCTGGCTGGTTGAggtatttttattataaagatACGGCAGcactcagcagggaggttgGGCTGTACCATCCCAGAAGCAGAAATCTGCATTTACCTCAAAAGCATAGTCATTCCTCTCCGAGAGAGGCTTCTCTGACTCCACCAAGAGTACGACCTGAAAGATAACACAGGGAAGacttcacacacaaataccctgAACTGCAGTTTGCTTATAGCTGGAGAAAGTCAGGAGTTTTCACCAGGAGACTTTTCTCACAGCCTGGGAAAATGTGTCCGTCAGCCTGACCCCATTTACTGCCACAATCTTAACTCAATGGTTGGTATGTTATCAGGTTAACTGAACGGATATCTTCAGCAGGGAACTATGCCAAGACAACTGAATTCAATTACAAGCAGTACAATGGGCTATCTGACTAACAGTTAAGGACCTTTAACTTCAGTTACTGTCCCTCCAATAAATCTAATTGAATGCACTTAAAGAACacaatttgttttgtctgtgtggATGACAGCTTTTGATACATGGCGAATGTTTTGTTGTGACAGCAGCAGTAGGTCATTGTGACTGTACAGTGGGGTTAAAGTAATGGAGGTACATACAACAGAACTGAAAGGTGTTCCGATTGCAGGGCATTGATAGTCTAGTAAGGTGCTGTGATTAATGACACCAGATAACACCACCAGTAAAGCTTTATTAGAGCTTGTTCATTTTGCAAAGTTGCCAGTATCTGTCATCATCAGTGAAAGTGAATCTCTCCCTCTGAAAGATTTTGACATTGTTATGTTGTTGGGGGAAACGTCATTTCCAGGTGTATTTGTTTCCAAACTGGAGAAAGGATTCTCTTTCCGGAGTCTTTCCCTCCAGAAGCGTTTGTACTTTAGTACATCAGCAACCAAACCGCTGACCACGAGGTGTCACTGTACACCTGTATATGTACACCAAGGTTTTGATGACAGCTCAAGGGCTCTGGTTACATAATGCCAGGAAAGTGTGGTGACATTGATACCTGCGGAAGCTGAAATGTGTCCAGCACGGGTTACcttacacaaatgcacacaatgtTGACCAGGGCAATGATGTTCCCTGCCACCGTCACATAGTAGTGGCTAAAGATGAACTGGAGTCTCTGCATGAAAGTAGAGCTGTactctggcagtggaggatgctggagaagaagagaaaataTAACAATTATCTGCACAGTGGTCATggtgctggttgaccagctcatacccagctagaccagctttctGGCCAGCTTGACCGGACAGTGATAAACAGTCAAACAGACACAGCGAtggactgagagacagagagcgataAACAGTCAAACAGACACAGCGAtggactgagagacagagcgatAAACAGTCAAACAGACACAGTGATggactgagagacagacagcgatAAACAGTCAAACAGACACAGTGATggactgagagacagacagcgctAAACAGTCAAACAGACACAGCGAtggactgagagacagagagcgctaAACAGTCAAACGGACACAGTGATggactgagagacagacagcgataaacagtcaaacacacacatcgaTTGACTAATGAGATGCAAGACAGAGGGCTGGACCTCTTTAATCCTGTCTGTGTCCAGCTCATCGAACAGCATTTGAAAGGCCTCCCTCTGGATGTCGCCAGCGGGCAGCTGCCGGACTTTCTGGAGCCGGGAAAGAGGTGGATATGAGGGATTTCCACCAAATTACTAAATGCTAACTTGTGCTTTGGCGAAAAAGTGTCTTGTGAGTGTCTGCTGACAGAACGATGTttcacatttacagttcagagACAGTGTGCTTTGTTACTACAGCATCCAGCTTCTCTCCATatgcaaataaaacaacaaatagtCTAATAGTAAACTAGTATCTCTAAACTAGTAACTAGTGATTCCGCGGACAAGTCACACAACAGCTTGTTGCCAAAGCAACACATTTGTTtgccaaattatacatttattcccATCAGATTCATCTCCAGGGTCTAAATTGTTATGTATGTGGTCACTTCTGACacttgtaaatgtaatgtaatgtaatgtaatgtagcctgGAGGCATCAGGGCCCTGCTCACCGCGACAATCGCTTGTCTGTAGTAGGACTTTGTCTGCACCAGGGTCATCACCTGCAGGACTGTCTCCACCTTCACACTCGCCCTGCCCATATGAGAGAACTACCATTACTGCTGGGCTTCATAACTTACctttccatccaaatgtttcaCAAATGTTGAGCGAATTTCCGAAGAGACAGCAACACAGAATGTGAATCAGTGTGCTTCAACTACTGCATTGCGAATATTCTGAAGAGAGATTTAGTCATCAAAAGACTGCCAGCTGGAGCCAGCTTCCCTTTTTTGGTCTTTCTGGAGTATGTGACTTAGGTCCCCATCACCTCATAATTCATCACCCTTTCTCATATTGTCTCtttatacactctgtgagcacattatcaggcatttattagacttatttttagactttttgatcttctgctgctatagccgatccacttaaaggtttgatgcgttatgtgttgagagacgctcttctgtataccactgtggttatttgcgttactgtcaacttcctgtgagcttcgaccagtctgtcccatctcctctgacctctctcactaacaagaaatttttgcccacagaactgcagctcaccggatgttttcagtttttcgcaccattctctgcaaactctagagactgtgaaaATCGTGAAAAGTGCatgagaccagcagtttctgaaacacTCAAATcactctgtctggcactaacaatcattccacagtcaaagtcacttagatcacatttcttccccagtctgaaaaacagctgagcccCTTGactacatctgcatgcttttatgcatttagtggctgccacatgactggctgattagatatgtgcattaacaagctagtgtacaggtatacctaataaagtgctcactgagtgtagatacgCCAACCACTTCAGACAAGTGTAAAAACTTATTTGCTAAATTTTGCTAAAACTTCCGGTTCTTCAAAGTTTAAGCATTTCCACTCAGgtaaattttaaaatgtaaaatgtaaaattagcaTAAAAACGGTTGAATGGAAACCCCACTACAGAGAACCACACCCACTAACACTTCACTGGCCACTGTTGGTGGgttaatactttttttaacaAGCCAAAGCCTCTGTGGGAACCCTAGTATTCATCTACTTTCAGTTCAGTTCCACAACTTGAGAACCACAGTGCTTTCACTCTCAGTGCAGTTTTAATGCTGAGGAAAAGTAGTGGAGGAGTCAGCTGAAAAGGACATCTTTGTGACAGACTTCTGTAAAAGCACTACACAAATACAATTGAACAGAACTGAAATCTTACACATCGTCTTCAGATCGAGACGTTCCCTGCGCTGGGCAGCTCAGCACCTCGAAGGCCGCCCGGATCCCCAGCCGTCTCCTCAGGATGGACGTCTGGATGGACATCTGGAGGGAGGACAAGGGAGAGGACAAGGGTCTGCACAACATGCTTGAGAGTCACCTATGGCATTAAGAGAGGCTGCTGATTAAGAACTACTCCAACCTATTTTAAAAGCTAGTTGCTACTGTATCTGTAGCATTTGCCTCAAACACCTTGAGGCTTTTAGTCAAAAGCTACCAGTTTTTCTGTTTATCTTATTAGTTAGCCAGACAGCAACCCCCAAAGAGAAATAAGTCCTAACTAAGGGTACATGCTTAACCAGTGTTTGCTCTAATGCTCACTTATACTCAGAAAATCCTCCATTCATTTCAGTTCACAACAGTGACAAAGACAGAGACGAACTGTGAGAAAGAGAACAATGAGAAACGGATGAGAAGGTGAGAACCACAAAAAGGAAATGTAAGACAAACAGGAGGTTGCACCTCATAATCACGGACAAGCCCAACAGCAGGGCCATATGTGGGAAATGATAAAAGGTAACATCTCTGGGGCCTCATTTCTAAAACTTTGTGGAGGTTCTGCACTTTCATGCATATTAAAAGGAAAACTGTATACAGTGAAAAATATCCtagttaaaaaaaatttgtgcacAATTCTCCCACAATCATCTTGAaactatgtgtatgtgtgcaagccCAGTATTCCGCGCTAGCCCACACTTATGTAGCGGTCATCCATTCTCTGGTGCTGCCAGGTAGTTCCTGTTGAcctattttcattttcactcattTCGGGGTCTCGCTCAATTCTGTTTTCGGTTTGCAGCAGATCAAACTCCCGCTGGGCTGATTGGAGGGTGATTtgattcacctgcagctcaggcTGTGGGGATTGGCTCTTCATTGATTATTGAGAGCAGCCTGGTGTGTTCCCCAGTTGGCCAATCACGGTGTGATGACACCGTTCCTTTCAGGCTTGAAAGAGGCAGTGACCTGCACTTCTGTTGTTTTCATGGCAGCAAACCAGTTTGAGCTGGAAACGCTTGTCCCTCGGGCCTTCTCTAAAAAATTGTTTGGGGCATAGTCAGTTGAGTGAGAATAGTTAATGGTTAATGGAAAGTCCAAGATAATGAATACTATATGCATATAAATCATGGGGTCAGTCCAATTAATCGTCAGGGATAATAGAGAAGTCAGGCCTCAAAACAAAGAAGAGAAACTTGATGGACTGGATTGTTGTGGCAATggtaataataaacaaacatttaataatgaataatgaacagCTTTTCTCATACTCATGGGGCTTTACAGTTATGGGCATGGAATTGTCCTCAAACAGCCCCAAAATCAGGCATAACCAATAAAAGGCCATTTGTGGAGCTGCAGAATATTAGCAGCTGTGAACACTGCCAGCTCAGAAGGTCAAACAATTTGGAAAATTAAAAGGAAGTGGTCGGATATTAGAGTGGATGAATGGATGCAAAGAAGCACATTCCTGCGCAGTGGCTAGGCGTAATTGTCTCTGGTGGAGGTCAGGGGACACTAGCTGATTCCCCCTGAGTGTCTGCTCTCTATAACAGGGGATACAGCCGCACCAGGGCTGTTCTAGAGTGGAGGAGACATTGGCAAGGGATGAAGCCACTAATGATGAACCATGTTTGTACACACACTGAATAAATGTCACTGAGGCTTGTCATTTCATGCATGGATTCTGGAAAATCTgaactatttatttatgtatttatttgagaCCAATGCACACCACATAaaccatgttttatttaaaacaatagACTTCAAACTAAATTTCAGCTATATACATTTTTAGAAGCCTTTCTAATTCGCTGTTGGATTATtagtgaaaagtgaaaagtgagTTATTTCACTACCTGTCCATTGGAGTCACCAATTACCTCAGTCTCAAAAATCTGTGTAGCAGATGGACCCTGTTCTGAATTCTGTCTTTATGAATCTCAAATTGATGTGGAAAGTGGTGTATGCATTGTTTTTGTGTCTACCTatctttataaatgaggcctCTGTACAATATAAAAGAGTTTCAATAAACAGCACAACAATTCAAATGTCACTAATTACCCAGTTTGGTCTTAACTGTTATCCTGCAATGAATACTACAATGTAAAGAAATATATGATGGACACTGGTCATAAAGAACATACTCATTAAATAAGTGAAATTCTTTTGAGACTCCAACTCACCAGTAAGTATCCCCTGAATTGGTTGTATATGATTGCAGTGAGCAGGTTCATTAAGAAGTAGGTTCCTAAAAGAAAGACAATGAATTCCAAAATCAAATAACCTTGTACAATGCAAAGATAGAGCAGAATGGAGCATTTCATATATTCCACCAAAgcataaacaataataaaaaatagttttttttttaaatgctttaaagGCTCAGGATAATTTTGAACCACTACTTCAAGAGGGTCATCACATTAAATTCCTCAGTTATTAGTTCTAAATAATGGCTCTAACCCTTATCATGACCAGACTTAAACATTACATCCAGCTTATAACAGCTGAACATACAGTAGGTGTAACCTATTGATGTATGGTGTCAACATGTATGAAGCATTATTCCCATCTGCTAAAGTAAATGCTGCCAATATATCATACAGTGGCATACTTGTGTATTGTgaactgtactgtaatgcacaATAGCATAATGTGTGAGATCCACAGCTTGTAGAATAAAGCAGTGAATGTGAAATATTCATTGTGCTTACCAAACCCACTGAAGAGGATGAAGAAGATGGAGTACGCTCGGTTTAAAGAGTAGGCTGGTATCATCACTGTgagcaacaaaaagaaaacactcgAGTGATGCAAATGTTGAAGCCTCTAATTATAACAATTATAAGAGTGAGGTTGGTCACAGCATGATAAGAGtttcaacattaaaaccacactTAATGAAATGTACATACCATCAGGATTATTTGCAGTGGTTAATAGCACAAGTAACGATGTCAGTGACTGAGGAAAGTTCCTGAAATACACCCTCCACTCTTCATTCTTTGCTGGGTCCTAAACGCAAAAATAAGTAAAGGGAGAACAAAAGTGAACTTGGTGGCAGTGAGCTTTGATGTTGTGACCAACACCCCAGGAACAGGATGAGATGGCAATAGCAAGTCAAATCAACAACAACGTATTAACCAATGAGCACACAGGGAGAGCGTGTCAAGGGCAGTCCAAGAGATCTTCCTGATACATCCCTCTTTATTGGCAAAAATCAGAAACTCAATACTCCAGTTACCCCTATAGAATTGCATCCATCCATTACTTCCCACCACGATGACGAGCACCCTCATTCGAACACAGCTCTCTGTTGATTACATCACCAGGGTGCCCCCACCATCCCACTGCCTGCCCAGAGGCCTGCTCTCATGCCCTGGACTTTGAAGTAGCGGCATACGTATATATAcacggggcgacattggctcaggaggtaagagccgTCGTCTAACACCCACGCTCAGTGTGTCGAAGCGTCTCTGAgcaagcaagacacctaacccccaattgctcctgacaaactAGTTGGTGCCTACCATGGCAGCCAATGTCgattgatgtgtgagtgtgtgtgtgtgaatgggtgaatgagaagcatcaattgtacagcgctttggataaaggcgctatataaataccccATGCTTTAAGCTTCTGAGATGACAGAATTGTGTATGCCGCAGACATAGTgcatacattttaagtacaccAGTAGAGTTTGctaaagtataaaataaaaaaacttcaaCTATCCTGCAGCAAGCATACAGGTTTTTTTTCACATGTTAAAGTGCTAACGGAGGACTGACATCACCTCTCCCCTGGTGAACAGCAGCATGCCGAACATGGCGAAGAGACACAAGTGCAGCGCCAGGAGGAGGATAACactgggaagagagagagattcagtgAGGCACTGCTCGGCGAAAGAACCATGTCAGTCAGAAGGGATATCACATTCACAGCTTCAGGGAATACACAGCACTCCTTTGTGTAGTGCAAGAAATCTCACATTGTAACCAGGACAATTTCGAAAGTACACTCACGAAGCCCTATGAATAGAGTGTCATGAAAAATATGTTATTGCAAAACCAgatcttcagacaaaatgtaatattagacaaagggaacttgattacacacataaaaaaataaatattaaaaaaaaaaaaaatgtattttttatgtgtgtaatcaagttccctttgtctaatattacattttgtctgaagatcTGGTTTTGCAATAACATATTTTTCATGACACTCTATTCATAGCTCTATTCATGAACACTGATAcagctgaggctagagaggtCTACAGGACCTTGtcatgttcttctgggatcatttGTGACTGGATTTGATGACACTGTGACCTTGGAGGAATATTGGTGATactgggaagattcaccactgttccaattGTTCTCCATTTGGTGATAATGGTGGTTTGGTGGAGTTCCAGAGTCTTAGAAAGCCTTTGTAACTCTTTTcagactgatatatttcaacaacttgttttctcatctcttctggagTTTCCTTTGACGGTGCAATACCAAACCTACAGTatcaatttgtctgaattataGGAGGTTTTcaattgcagttattgctgttaaaggtggtgcaaccagtttaagattaagggggcaattactttttcacaggggtgatttgggtgttcatatgtttatttatttttttaaaaggtaattttaaaaatgtgttttgtgttaacTTAGGTTCTctttttctaatattacattttgtctgaagaactgaaaccattctgtgtgaaaaatacaagaaaatagaggaaatcaggaatggGACAAATACTTTTCCCAGCAATGTACATTGCCTGAGAACTGATCATACATGTTATGAAACATAGGGCTCCCTTTCCATAGCGTTGGTCTATCACCATGCAAAATAGCATGCCTAACACGGGTTCCAAAAGGCCATTTTGATGTATTATGTTTTGGAACCATTCATAAATACGCACAAAAACTTGCTTGGAGAGCGTGGATAAAGAATATCAGTGTGGCTACCTTGCAATTTCCGGCAATGTCCTTTTGATGCATTTCAAGGTTTTCTTCATCAGTGATGAATTTTGAAGTAGGAAGAAGGGACGAATAAGTCTTCTGATTCTAAAATGCTGAAAATTTCATGGGAAACATTGTTTGAGATACAATTTTAAGTGCACAGTGGCTACAACAATCCTATTACAAAAACAGCCTATATCTGCAGCCTTtataaatgcactgtaaagcACAATAAATCATGGGGAATTGCTCTCACAGCATGTGCCTTATTACTGATTCATTCCTTTACAATAAAGAAAGCAGCCTTGCTTGAATCAGTTTAAATTAACCTGATCGTACAAGTCTATgtattctctttctctgttcccATGGAGACATAAAGTGAAAAGTTAAAAAGTTAAAAGATCCTGCTCACCTCTTCGCAAACCATGCTCAGCGACAATGTCCAATCAATGAGAGATCCTGCAAGGACCACCATGTAGCCAATCAGCCACTTGTTCTTCCGGAACTcatcccagccaatcagataaCCCTGCACAAGAGGACTAGTTGTTTCGATTGCTGTATCACCATTGCATATAGACCGTTTCAAAGAGTTTTTAATAAACAGCTGCAAATTGTGCTGAGATTACAAGATTTGCAGGACCAAtgacaaatttcccaaatgagTTCATTAAGAAGCTGATTTTAATAGCCTTGTTGGAAGTAAGCCACGTTTGGTCCCAGCACAGTGCTACGGCATTGTTTTATTACATATTTCAGCCAGTGTAGTTACC
Encoded here:
- the tpcn2 gene encoding two pore channel protein 2 isoform X4; translated protein: MAAVHHPDEGLPIQQAVVFIEDAIQYRSINHRVDSRSLWLYRWYYSRIYQWGLGTVIALILVLAFIERPSSLTASSDLRYKEPHWEPACGLTESIEMFCFLVFALDLTLKGYLIGWDEFRKNKWLIGYMVVLAGSLIDWTLSLSMVCEEHFRIRRLIRPFFLLQNSSLMKKTLKCIKRTLPEIASVILLLALHLCLFAMFGMLLFTRGEDPAKNEEWRVYFRNFPQSLTSLLVLLTTANNPDVMIPAYSLNRAYSIFFILFSGFGTYFLMNLLTAIIYNQFRGYLLMSIQTSILRRRLGIRAAFEVLSCPAQGTSRSEDDVASVKVETVLQVMTLVQTKSYYRQAIVAKVRQLPAGDIQREAFQMLFDELDTDRIKEHPPLPEYSSTFMQRLQFIFSHYYVTVAGNIIALVNIVCICVVLLVESEKPLSERNDYAFEVINCFFIVVYLLEMVLKMLAFGVRGYISYKNNIFDGLMTIILLALQISIFATYKVSYPHWLSLWELVRLVNMLIIFRFLRVIPNIKLTALVASTLVDLVKNLRAFAGILVVVYYMFAVLGIWLFQGVIPAPGNMSLTTTNFSIECGTYEQLGYWPNNFDDFASTLVLLYNIMVVNNWQVFLDVYARFTGSGWSKLYFVAWWLTSSVMWVNLFVALILENFIYKWDHTSSASEMESTRLQTTVQLMFREHIQEPTEEELMCQLCQHPHLNLNQ
- the tpcn2 gene encoding two pore channel protein 2 isoform X2, with translation METKPLLTGSTGQRSADYGFCSGNPPKARRLSYSASGHSCYVDWDEGLPIQQAVVFIEDAIQYRSINHRVDSRSLWLYRWYYSRIYQWGLGTVIALILVLAFIERPSSLTASSDLRYKEPHWEPACGLTESIEMFCFLVFALDLTLKGYLIGWDEFRKNKWLIGYMVVLAGSLIDWTLSLSMVCEEHFRIRRLIRPFFLLQNSSLMKKTLKCIKRTLPEIASVILLLALHLCLFAMFGMLLFTRGEDPAKNEEWRVYFRNFPQSLTSLLVLLTTANNPDVMIPAYSLNRAYSIFFILFSGFGTYFLMNLLTAIIYNQFRGYLLMSIQTSILRRRLGIRAAFEVLSCPAQGTSRSEDDVASVKVETVLQVMTLVQTKSYYRQAIVAKVRQLPAGDIQREAFQMLFDELDTDRIKEHPPLPEYSSTFMQRLQFIFSHYYVTVAGNIIALVNIVCICVVLLVESEKPLSERNDYAFEVINCFFIVVYLLEMVLKMLAFGVRGYISYKNNIFDGLMTIILLALQISIFATYKVSYPHWLSLWELVRLVNMLIIFRFLRVIPNIKLTALVASTLVDLVKNLRAFAGILVVVYYMFAVLGIWLFQGVIPAPGNMSLTTTNFSIECGTYEQLGYWPNNFDDFASTLVLLYNIMVVNNWQVFLDVYARFTGSGWSKLYFVAWWLTSSVMWVNLFVALILENFIYKWDHTSSASEMESTRLQTTVQLMFREHIQEPTEEELMCQLCQHPHLNLNQ
- the tpcn2 gene encoding two pore channel protein 2 isoform X3, yielding MAAVHHPEDEGLPIQQAVVFIEDAIQYRSINHRVDSRSLWLYRWYYSRIYQWGLGTVIALILVLAFIERPSSLTASSDLRYKEPHWEPACGLTESIEMFCFLVFALDLTLKGYLIGWDEFRKNKWLIGYMVVLAGSLIDWTLSLSMVCEEHFRIRRLIRPFFLLQNSSLMKKTLKCIKRTLPEIASVILLLALHLCLFAMFGMLLFTRGEDPAKNEEWRVYFRNFPQSLTSLLVLLTTANNPDVMIPAYSLNRAYSIFFILFSGFGTYFLMNLLTAIIYNQFRGYLLMSIQTSILRRRLGIRAAFEVLSCPAQGTSRSEDDVASVKVETVLQVMTLVQTKSYYRQAIVAKVRQLPAGDIQREAFQMLFDELDTDRIKEHPPLPEYSSTFMQRLQFIFSHYYVTVAGNIIALVNIVCICVVLLVESEKPLSERNDYAFEVINCFFIVVYLLEMVLKMLAFGVRGYISYKNNIFDGLMTIILLALQISIFATYKVSYPHWLSLWELVRLVNMLIIFRFLRVIPNIKLTALVASTLVDLVKNLRAFAGILVVVYYMFAVLGIWLFQGVIPAPGNMSLTTTNFSIECGTYEQLGYWPNNFDDFASTLVLLYNIMVVNNWQVFLDVYARFTGSGWSKLYFVAWWLTSSVMWVNLFVALILENFIYKWDHTSSASEMESTRLQTTVQLMFREHIQEPTEEELMCQLCQHPHLNLNQ
- the tpcn2 gene encoding two pore channel protein 2 isoform X1, translating into METKPLLTGSTGQRSADYGFCSGNPPKARRLSYSASGHSCYVDWEDEGLPIQQAVVFIEDAIQYRSINHRVDSRSLWLYRWYYSRIYQWGLGTVIALILVLAFIERPSSLTASSDLRYKEPHWEPACGLTESIEMFCFLVFALDLTLKGYLIGWDEFRKNKWLIGYMVVLAGSLIDWTLSLSMVCEEHFRIRRLIRPFFLLQNSSLMKKTLKCIKRTLPEIASVILLLALHLCLFAMFGMLLFTRGEDPAKNEEWRVYFRNFPQSLTSLLVLLTTANNPDVMIPAYSLNRAYSIFFILFSGFGTYFLMNLLTAIIYNQFRGYLLMSIQTSILRRRLGIRAAFEVLSCPAQGTSRSEDDVASVKVETVLQVMTLVQTKSYYRQAIVAKVRQLPAGDIQREAFQMLFDELDTDRIKEHPPLPEYSSTFMQRLQFIFSHYYVTVAGNIIALVNIVCICVVLLVESEKPLSERNDYAFEVINCFFIVVYLLEMVLKMLAFGVRGYISYKNNIFDGLMTIILLALQISIFATYKVSYPHWLSLWELVRLVNMLIIFRFLRVIPNIKLTALVASTLVDLVKNLRAFAGILVVVYYMFAVLGIWLFQGVIPAPGNMSLTTTNFSIECGTYEQLGYWPNNFDDFASTLVLLYNIMVVNNWQVFLDVYARFTGSGWSKLYFVAWWLTSSVMWVNLFVALILENFIYKWDHTSSASEMESTRLQTTVQLMFREHIQEPTEEELMCQLCQHPHLNLNQ